Within Eggerthella sp. YY7918, the genomic segment CCAACACGTTTCAGTTTTTCACGCGCAATCCGCGCGGCGGTCGCGCGAAGGAAATTGACCCGGCCGACGTGGCGGCCTATGCGCAGTACGCTGCCGATCACGGCATTACGCGTATCCTCGCACACGCGCCCTATACGCTGAACCCCGCCTCCGATAAGCAGCAGACGCGTGACTTCGCGCTCATGGTGCTGGCCGAGGACCTTGGCCGTATGGAGGAGACGCCGCACCAGCTGTACAACATGCACCCCGGCAGCGCCGTCGGGCAGCCGAAGGACGTCGCCATTGCGAAGATCGCCGAAGCGCTGAACGAGTCGCTTTTGCCGGTGCAGTCCACCACGCTGCTTTTGGAGACAATGTCCGGGAAGGGGAGTGAGGTCGGCGGCACATTTGAGGAACTGGCGGCTATCATCGCACAGGTTGATTTAGCCGACCATGTGGGAGTGTGTTTGGACACGTGTCATGTGTGGGATGCCGGCTACGATATCGTGGGCGACCTCGACGGTGTTATTGACGAATTCGACCGCGTGCTGGGTTTGGATCGCTTGCGTGCCATCCACCTTAATGACAGCTTGAATGCGCGCGGCTCGCATAAAGACCGTCACGCTCGTATCGGTGAGGGCGAGATTGGCCTTGAGGCTCTCGCCGCTGTGACGAACCACCCCAAGTTGCGTGACCTGCCCTTCTATCTGGAAACTCCCAACCCCACTCTCGCCGGCTACGGCGAAGAGATCGCTGCCCTCCGCCAAGCTCACAATGCGAGATAGTGCAGGCAGAGTGGCACTTACCGCATGAGCATGCGCAGCAGCTTGATCTTGTCGCCGAACGGAGGGTTGCGGACGGGGAGTTCGAGCCATGTACCCTTCTTCATGGTGGACTTGTAGTGGGTGAAGCAGTCGAAGCCTGTCTTGCCGTGATAGGCTCCCATGCCGGAGTATCCCACGCCGCCGAAGCCCATGTGGTTGTTCGCGAGATGAATGATCACGTCGTTTACGGTGGCGCCGCCGAATTGCAGGCGCGTGAGTACGCGATGCTGCACTTGTTTGTCATCGGAAAACACGTAGCAGGCAAGCGGTTTCTCGAACGTGTGCACGATATCGAATGCTTGGTCGAGCGAGCGGTAGGTGAGCACGGGTAGCACAGGGCCGAATATCTCCTCGTTCATTATCGGGTCCTCCAGCGTCACGCCGCGCAGGCAGGTGGGCTCGATGCGCAGCGTCTCGGGGTCGCCGTGGCCGCCGAACGCCACTGTGGCCTCGGGATTGC encodes:
- a CDS encoding deoxyribonuclease IV, producing MFTIGCHLSSAKGYLHMAKDAVSIDANTFQFFTRNPRGGRAKEIDPADVAAYAQYAADHGITRILAHAPYTLNPASDKQQTRDFALMVLAEDLGRMEETPHQLYNMHPGSAVGQPKDVAIAKIAEALNESLLPVQSTTLLLETMSGKGSEVGGTFEELAAIIAQVDLADHVGVCLDTCHVWDAGYDIVGDLDGVIDEFDRVLGLDRLRAIHLNDSLNARGSHKDRHARIGEGEIGLEALAAVTNHPKLRDLPFYLETPNPTLAGYGEEIAALRQAHNAR